The following proteins come from a genomic window of Hypanus sabinus isolate sHypSab1 chromosome X2 unlocalized genomic scaffold, sHypSab1.hap1 SUPER_X2_unloc_12, whole genome shotgun sequence:
- the LOC132385726 gene encoding gastrula zinc finger protein XlCGF57.1-like, with product MSKQIHLVISNERTSPVHTEKMPLTCSDCGKEFTSSSQLRVHRRVHTGMSPFTCSECGEAFTRSSHLLRHQLVHTGEKPFTCSDCGKGFTRSSDLKVHQQVHSGVSPFTCSECGKGFMHSSKLRRHLLVHTGERPFTCSECGKGFTQSSKLQTHWLVHTGEKPFACSVCEKGFTRSSQLKEHRRVHTGEKPFTCSDCGKEFARAAQLSVHQRFHTGEKPFSCSECGKRFTLSSDLKVHQRVHTGERPFTCSHCGKRFIRSSQLNTHQCFHTGEKPFICSDCGKRFTLSFRLLRHQLVHTGEKPFICSDCGKEFARSSGLKIHQRVHTGERPFTCSDCGKEFAGSSDLKIHLRVHIGERPFTCSVCGKGFTHSSTLQRHQLVHTGERPFTCSECGKGFTQSSNLLSHQRIHTGERPFICSDCGKAFAHSSTLLSHQRIHTGERP from the coding sequence ATGTCGAAACAGATTCATTTAGTCATCTCAAATGAACGAACGTCACCAGTTCACACTGAGAAGATGCcgctcacctgctcagactgtgggaaggagttcacttcgtcatctcaactgagggtacatcggcgagttcacactgggatgagtccgttcacctgctctgaatgtggagaggcattcactcggtcatctcacctactgagacaccagctggttcacactggggagaaaccgttcacctgctcagactgtgggaagggattcactcggtcatctgacctgaaggtacatcagcaagttcattcTGGGGTGagtccgttcacctgctctgaatgtgggaaaggttTCATGCACTCATCCAAACTACGGAGACACTTgctggttcacactggggagaggccattcacctgctctgagtgtgggaagggattcactcagtcatccaaactaCAGACACACTGgctggttcacactggggagaaaccgtttgcCTGCTCAGtatgtgagaaaggattcacacggtcatctcaactgaaggaacatcggcgagttcacactggggagaaaccgttcacctgctcagactgtgggaaggagttCGCTCGTGCAGCTCAGCTGAGCGTCCATCAAcgatttcacaccggggagaaaccgttcagctgctctgaatgtgggaagagattcactctgtcatctgacttgaaagtacatcagcgagttcacactggggagaggccattcacctgctcgcactgtgggaagcgattcattcggtcatctcaactgaacaCACATCAGTgctttcacactggggagaaaccgttcatttgctcagactgtgggaaaagattcactctgTCATTTCGCCTACTGAGgcaccagttagttcacactggggagaaaccgttcatctgctcagactgtggaaaggagtTCGCTCGATCATCTGGCTTGaaaatacatcagcgagttcacactggggagaggccgttcacctgctcagactgtggaaaggagtTTGCTGGGTCATCGGATTTGAAAATACATCTGcgagttcacattggggagaggccgttcacctgctctgtgtgtgggaagggattcactcactcatccaccctacagagacaccagctggttcacactggggagaggccattcacttgttctgaatgtgggaagggattcactcagtcatccaaccttttGTCACACCAGCGaatccacactggggagaggccgttcatctgctcagattgtgggaaggcaTTCGCTCACTCATCCACCCTTTTGTCACACCAGCGaatccacactggggagaggccctga